A single window of Vibrio alfacsensis DNA harbors:
- the metK gene encoding methionine adenosyltransferase, producing the protein MAKHLFTSESVSEGHPDKIADQISDAVLDAILEQDPKARVACETYVKTGMVMVGGEITTSAWVDIEELTRETVREIGYVHSDMGFDANSCAVLNTIGKQSPDINQGVDKADPKEQGAGDQGIMFGYATNETEILMPAPITYSHLLVKKQAEVRKSGKLDFLRPDAKSQVTFQYDQGKIVGIDAVVLSTQHCDSVSTPDLREAVMEEIIKPVLPSEWISKDTNFFINPTGRFVIGGPMGDCGLTGRKIIVDTYGGAARHGGGAFSGKDPSKVDRSAAYAARYVAKNIVAAGMADRCEIQLSYAIGVADPTSIMVETFGTEKVSHDIIIEAVRQFFDLRPYGLQEMLNLLQPIYKKTAAYGHFGREEFPWEATDKAELLRDFAGIK; encoded by the coding sequence ATGGCTAAGCACCTGTTCACTTCTGAGTCGGTATCAGAAGGTCATCCAGATAAAATCGCAGACCAAATCTCTGACGCAGTTCTTGATGCTATTCTTGAGCAAGACCCTAAGGCACGTGTTGCTTGTGAAACTTACGTAAAAACCGGCATGGTTATGGTAGGTGGTGAGATCACAACTTCTGCGTGGGTTGATATCGAAGAACTGACTCGTGAAACCGTACGTGAAATCGGTTACGTTCACTCAGACATGGGCTTTGATGCTAACTCTTGTGCTGTTCTAAACACCATTGGTAAGCAATCACCAGACATCAACCAAGGTGTTGATAAAGCCGATCCTAAAGAGCAAGGCGCGGGTGACCAAGGTATCATGTTTGGTTACGCAACGAACGAAACTGAAATTTTAATGCCAGCTCCAATTACTTACTCTCACTTGCTAGTGAAAAAGCAAGCTGAAGTACGTAAGAGCGGTAAGCTAGACTTCCTACGTCCAGACGCGAAGTCTCAGGTTACTTTCCAGTACGACCAAGGCAAGATCGTAGGCATCGATGCTGTTGTTCTTTCAACTCAGCACTGTGATTCAGTATCAACACCTGATCTACGTGAAGCGGTTATGGAAGAAATCATCAAGCCAGTACTGCCATCAGAGTGGATCAGCAAAGACACCAACTTCTTCATTAACCCAACTGGTCGTTTCGTTATTGGCGGTCCAATGGGTGACTGTGGTCTGACTGGTCGTAAGATCATCGTTGATACCTACGGCGGTGCAGCTCGTCACGGTGGCGGTGCATTCTCTGGTAAAGATCCATCGAAAGTAGACCGCTCTGCAGCATATGCAGCGCGTTATGTAGCGAAAAACATCGTAGCTGCAGGCATGGCTGACCGTTGTGAAATCCAACTTTCATACGCTATCGGTGTGGCGGATCCAACGTCTATCATGGTTGAAACGTTCGGTACTGAGAAAGTATCACACGACATCATCATTGAAGCCGTTCGTCAATTCTTCGACCTACGTCCATACGGTCTGCAAGAAATGCTGAACCTTCTTCAACCAATCTACAAGAAGACAGCAGCATACGGCCACTTTGGTCGCGAAGAATTCCCATGGGAAGCGACTGATAAAGCTGAACTTCTACGCGATTTTGCTGGCATCAAATAA
- the tkt gene encoding transketolase, with the protein MSSRKHLANAIRALSMDGVQQANSGHPGAPMGMADIAEVLWRSHLNHNPANPEWADRDRFVLSNGHGSMLIYSLLHLSGYELSIDDLKNFRQLHSKTPGHPEYGYAPGIETTTGPLGQGITNAVGMAMAEKALAAQFNKEGHDIVDHFTYVFMGDGCLMEGISHEACSLAGTLGLGKLIAFWDDNGISIDGHVEGWFSDDTPKRFEAYGWHVIPAVDGHDSEAINAAIEAAKADPRPTLICTKTIIGFGSPNKSGSHDCHGAPLGAEEIAAAREFLGWEHPAFEIPADVYAEWDAKAAGSEKEAVWNAKFEAYAAAYPAEAAELKRRLNGELPAQWEEKASAIIADLQAKPANIASRKASQNALEAFGQMLPEFMGGSADLAPSNLTMWSGSKSLEASDFSGNYIHYGVREFGMTAIMNGIALHGGFVPYGATFLMFMEYARNAMRMAALMKVQNIQVYTHDSIGLGEDGPTHQPVEQIASLRLTPNMSTWRPCDQVESAVSWKLAIERKDGPSALIFSRQNLAQQERTAEQVADIAKGAYVLKDSDGKPELILIATGSEVELAVKAAEQLTTEGKKVRVVSMPSTDAFDKQDAAYRESVLPSDVTARIAVEAGIADFWYKYVGFDGRIIGMTTFGESAPAEQLFEMFGFTVENVVNTAKELLA; encoded by the coding sequence ATGTCTTCTCGTAAACATCTGGCTAATGCAATCCGCGCTCTAAGCATGGATGGCGTTCAACAAGCAAACTCTGGCCACCCAGGCGCACCTATGGGTATGGCTGATATCGCTGAAGTTCTTTGGCGTTCTCACCTAAATCACAACCCAGCAAACCCAGAGTGGGCTGACCGCGACCGTTTTGTTTTGTCTAACGGCCACGGCTCTATGCTGATTTACTCTCTACTGCATCTGAGCGGATACGAGCTGTCTATCGATGATCTTAAGAACTTCCGTCAGCTTCACTCTAAGACTCCAGGTCACCCAGAGTACGGTTACGCGCCTGGTATCGAGACAACGACGGGTCCTCTAGGTCAAGGCATCACTAACGCAGTTGGTATGGCAATGGCTGAGAAAGCACTAGCGGCTCAGTTCAACAAAGAAGGCCATGACATCGTTGATCACTTCACTTACGTGTTCATGGGCGACGGTTGTTTGATGGAAGGTATCTCGCACGAGGCTTGCTCTCTTGCTGGTACACTAGGCCTTGGCAAACTGATTGCATTTTGGGATGACAACGGCATTTCTATCGATGGTCACGTTGAAGGTTGGTTCTCTGACGACACACCTAAGCGCTTTGAAGCTTACGGCTGGCACGTAATTCCAGCTGTTGACGGTCACGACTCTGAAGCAATCAATGCTGCAATTGAAGCGGCAAAAGCGGACCCTCGTCCTACGCTTATCTGTACTAAAACTATCATCGGCTTTGGTTCTCCAAACAAATCAGGCTCTCACGACTGTCACGGTGCGCCACTAGGTGCGGAAGAAATCGCAGCAGCGCGTGAATTCCTAGGTTGGGAACACCCAGCATTTGAAATCCCTGCAGATGTATACGCTGAGTGGGATGCAAAAGCTGCGGGTTCTGAGAAAGAAGCGGTTTGGAACGCGAAATTTGAAGCATACGCAGCAGCTTACCCAGCAGAAGCGGCAGAGCTTAAGCGTCGTCTGAACGGCGAACTTCCTGCACAGTGGGAAGAAAAAGCATCGGCAATCATCGCTGATCTTCAAGCAAAACCAGCGAACATCGCATCACGTAAAGCATCTCAAAACGCACTAGAAGCGTTTGGTCAAATGCTTCCAGAATTTATGGGCGGCTCTGCTGACCTAGCGCCTTCTAACCTAACTATGTGGTCTGGTTCTAAGTCTCTAGAAGCAAGCGACTTCTCTGGTAACTACATCCACTACGGTGTACGTGAATTCGGTATGACAGCGATCATGAACGGCATTGCACTACACGGCGGTTTCGTTCCTTACGGCGCAACATTCCTAATGTTCATGGAATACGCTCGTAACGCAATGCGCATGGCTGCTCTGATGAAAGTTCAGAACATCCAAGTTTACACGCATGACTCTATCGGTCTTGGTGAAGATGGCCCAACTCACCAACCAGTTGAGCAAATCGCATCTCTACGTCTGACTCCAAACATGAGCACATGGCGTCCATGTGACCAAGTTGAGTCTGCAGTTTCATGGAAGCTTGCTATTGAACGTAAAGATGGTCCATCGGCACTTATCTTCTCTCGTCAAAACCTAGCACAGCAAGAGCGTACAGCTGAGCAAGTAGCGGACATCGCAAAAGGTGCTTACGTCCTGAAAGACAGCGATGGTAAGCCTGAGCTGATCCTTATCGCGACAGGTTCTGAAGTTGAACTAGCAGTGAAAGCGGCAGAGCAACTAACGACTGAAGGTAAGAAAGTGCGCGTTGTTTCAATGCCATCAACAGATGCATTTGACAAGCAAGATGCCGCTTACCGTGAATCTGTACTGCCATCTGACGTAACGGCACGTATTGCGGTAGAAGCGGGCATTGCTGACTTCTGGTACAAGTACGTTGGCTTTGACGGTCGCATCATCGGTATGACAACATTCGGTGAATCTGCGCCAGCTGAGCAATTGTTCGAGATGTTTGGTTTCACTGTAGAAAACGTAGTGAACACAGCAAAAGAACTATTAGCGTAA
- a CDS encoding DUF2189 domain-containing protein, with translation MPRTVNPSDFHNKQKAVPDNEYARTIPCNTINLTAPFHWLALGLNDFVRMPIISAFYGICFMAAAIGIVLLVQWQGTHLVVMPSLIVYMLIGPFLALGLYDASWERERGHKPSLFHSMKAIGRNSTSQWAFAVMLAVCMIFWMRIAALLHALYPSVQGAPLTEFLPFLVIGSLVGFVLACVVFSISAFSIPLMMERRVDMMTAVFTSFNAVKSNIPAMIVWAAIICGGILIGFATYGIGMLFTMPILGYGTWHAYHAIIKKKHTP, from the coding sequence ATGCCTCGTACTGTGAATCCGTCAGACTTCCACAATAAACAAAAGGCAGTCCCTGACAACGAATATGCTAGAACCATCCCTTGCAATACCATTAACCTTACCGCGCCATTTCACTGGTTAGCGTTAGGGTTGAACGACTTCGTCCGAATGCCTATCATTAGTGCTTTCTACGGCATCTGTTTTATGGCTGCCGCGATTGGTATTGTGCTCCTTGTTCAGTGGCAAGGTACCCACCTCGTCGTGATGCCAAGTCTTATCGTTTATATGCTGATTGGGCCTTTTCTTGCACTCGGCTTATATGATGCAAGCTGGGAGAGAGAACGTGGGCACAAACCCAGCTTATTCCACTCAATGAAAGCCATCGGACGTAACTCTACATCGCAGTGGGCTTTCGCGGTAATGCTCGCGGTATGCATGATTTTCTGGATGCGTATCGCTGCCCTACTTCACGCTCTATACCCATCTGTACAAGGCGCTCCGCTAACTGAGTTCCTACCTTTCTTGGTTATTGGCTCACTAGTTGGTTTTGTATTGGCTTGTGTGGTTTTCAGTATTTCCGCATTCTCTATACCTTTAATGATGGAACGTCGCGTGGATATGATGACGGCCGTATTTACCAGCTTTAACGCGGTGAAATCCAACATTCCTGCAATGATTGTTTGGGCTGCGATTATTTGTGGCGGTATCTTAATTGGCTTTGCTACTTATGGTATTGGTATGCTGTTTACGATGCCAATCTTAGGCTACGGTACTTGGCATGCATACCATGCCATCATTAAGAAAAAACACACACCTTAG